Proteins from a single region of Palaemon carinicauda isolate YSFRI2023 chromosome 32, ASM3689809v2, whole genome shotgun sequence:
- the LOC137625576 gene encoding uncharacterized protein has translation MASAAPRTAGLVGSELPTAKYTAGVVDAFPRPNRLRVVEASVVDRQTSFILPTNLTSGGAITDRYLEFRINGVEGTLIDLASLSIELHLKVTAPDGSMLGDDVNVVFVNGLANTIFMSSQVYIGERIVESNPHFNYWSFIKLLATVKSHTVKTVGRLGYVFQDYKGTSISNVLPDDYFTKLNKMEKEWVDKGKREGLHLIHPLMLDVASVDEYLMDNIDVRIKLELAPNAWFLNSTAQAEEFRFHLEEARLHMDKIIPRPPALLALHQALSNPNSTVETVFNKTLYRTYALAPNQTQATLDLPINKVIPEKLYLTIVNMECFNGVLNRNPIYFDHNNLKHIGVTLNGSTLYDINSQFPEKFSHLYYETLKSLGFTYDHLIHYDCYSHGRAVIAFNFKPEMALMDTLEVEKNGDLRIHLTFDRQVNENRIILLFGETQGVITTDQTRNVYCDVRA, from the coding sequence ATGGCATCGGCGGCACCGAGAACTGCGGGTCTCGTAGGGAGCGAACTCCCCACCGCAAAATACACCGCAGGGGTGGTGGATGCTTTTCCCAGACCTAATCGTTTACGAGTGGTGGAAGCTTCCGTGGTTGATCGACAAACGAGTTTTATTCTACCAACAAATCTTACATCGGGGGGAGCAATAACTGATcgttatctcgaatttcgtatcaatggcgtagaaggaacactaattgatttagccagtttgagtattgaactacatttaaaagtcacggccccCGATGGGAGCATGTTGGGGGATGATGTAAATGTTGTATTTGTCAATGGTTTGGCGAATACAATTTTCATGTCGAGCCAGGTTTATATCGGCGAAAGGatcgtagaatcaaatccccatttcaattactggtctttcataaagttattagctaCAGTAAAGTCTCACACTGTCAAAACAGTCGGACGGCTCGGATATGttttccaagattacaagggaacatcaatttcaaacgttttaccagacgattattttacaaaattgaacaaaatggaaaaagagTGGGTAgataaaggtaaaagagaaggattgcatcttattcatccacttatgctcgatgtggcttcagtagatgaatatttgatggataatatcgacgttcgtatcaagttggaattagccccaaaTGCGTGGTTCCTTAATTCCACCGCACAGGCCGAAGAATTTCGATTTCATCTAGAAGAAGCCAGGCTCCATATGGATAAAATCATCCCACGCCCCCCGGCTCTACTCGCCCTTCATCAGGCGCTTTCAAATCCCAACAGtacggtggaaactgtctttaataaaacactttacaggacatacgcgctagcccctaatcaaacgcaggcaacgttggatttacctattaataaggttataccagaaaagttatacctcactattgttaatatggaatgtttcaatggtgttctgaataggaatcccatttattttgatcataataatcTTAAGCACATAGGGGTCACACTGAATGGTTCCACTTTGTACGACATAAACAGTCAATTCCCCGAAAAAttttctcatctttactacgagacattaaaatctctaggctttacttatgaccacctaattcattatgattgctacagccatggtcgggcagtcatcgcgtttaatttcaaacctgaaatggcgttgatggatacgctcgaagtagagaaaaatggggatttgagaatccatttaacatttgataggcaagtcaacgagaatagaattattttattgtttggagaaacccagggagtgataaccaccgatcaaacccgaaatgtatattgcgatgtcagggcgtaa